The Branchiostoma floridae strain S238N-H82 chromosome 17, Bfl_VNyyK, whole genome shotgun sequence genome has a window encoding:
- the LOC118404948 gene encoding uncharacterized protein LOC118404948 — protein sequence MKKAVGVGVPLVLVLTVAVYLGVTWYKQDEPKPCHRWITKSVGLPDYLKEALQKAAAEDAPEYVQDKRFIGAIAKMAGDLLSKPKPVDNKQLSGQINQLGGMKNMGPDLMSDSVKQQQEMTGEVEKEVADKTIQGLFAAPAKKAAPPAGGGKPAAPAAPKGGTGEMKAEIDFIEQKGMVQDDLFAPPGMKMKVDVEKSPKKQNEKDDMSQPKAFAYPMGMGGTMMNGCFGTGYVPGDPCYKAKRPLPPCFNLMEGCNYIGVGFDGRGEYSSVSRRKTVIQRKCVKKKKYHGQEVPDQMNVHGIYDSDVSSRVFEGRESFRQFLQQKAGASFSAMGFQVMHLHSKMLWIN from the exons ATGAAGAAGGCAGTGGGGGTAGGAGTGCCCTTAGTGCTGGTTCTGACTGTCGCCGTGTACCTCGGTGTGACGTGGTACAAACAGGATGAACCAAAACCCTGTCACCGTTGGATCACGAAATCCGTAG GCTTGCCGGATTATCTCAAAGAAGCCCTGCAGAAAGCAGCCGCTGAAGATGCCCCGGAGTACGTCCAGGACAAACGCTTCATCGGGGCCATTGCCAAGATGGCTGGAGACCTTTTGT CGAAACCGAAGCCAGTCGACAACAAGCAACTGTCAGGTCAAATTAACCAGCTGGGTGGTATGAAGAACATGGGCCCAGACCTCATGTCAGACAGTGTGAAACAACAGCAAGAGATGACTGGAGAGGTTGAAAAAGAGGTGGCGGACAAAACTATACAAGGCTTATTTG CTGCCCCGGCAAAGAAAGCAGCACCACCAGCTGGTGGAGGCAAACCAGCAGCTCCTGCTGCGCCTAAAGGTGGTACCGGAGAAATGAAG GCTGAGATAGATTTTATCGAACAGAAGGGCATGGTCCAGGACGACTTGTTTGCACCACCAGGAATGAAAATGAAGGTGGACGTTGAAAAAAGTCCCAA AAAGCAGAACGAAAAAGACGACATGTCCCAACCAAAGGCGTTTGCCTACCCCATGGGGATGGGCGGTACTATGATGAACGGCTGTTTCGGGACTGGATACGTACCAGGAGATCCGTGCTACAAAGCGAAGAGGCCGCTCCCGCCATGTTTC AACTTGATGGAGGGATGTAACTACATCGGGGTGGGCTTCGATGGTCGTGGAGAGTACAGCAGTGTATCCAGGAGGAAAACAGTCATTCAGCGGAAATgtgtaaagaagaagaa GTATCACGGGCAGGAGGTACCCGACCAGATGAACGTTCACGGCATCTATGATTCAGACGTCAGCTCCAGAGTTTTTGAAGGGAGAGAGTCTTTTCGCCAATTCCTTCAGCAGAAAGCCGGCGCCTCTTTTTCAGCAATGGGCTTCCAGGTGATGCACCTTCATTCCAAAAtgttatggataaactaa